In Nitrospira sp., the following are encoded in one genomic region:
- a CDS encoding serine/threonine-protein kinase, producing the protein MTHASGWLIQFAIVSFVALFAGPLLSKLPFAEHFPLTLLGLTGPQTIRLIAEGTGLLTLWLLAFHAFRHMPDNGRGFTFVSRIVLPLTTIVVLIVGDKTMQVVGQSLIEDFGIQRYSLGYAATLVVAGLWLTVAWLLNIDALHHYFTAPAPTRSQKKTPQTVDESHDVQERSGPSETSDSASADSPNNGSPPATLGRYKVLKELGRGAMGVVYLGKDPTIQRFVAIKTMRLDEIDDAEKLQEVKTRFFREAESTGRLTHPNIVTIYDAGEEQELGYIAMEVLEGTTLKHWSRKPNLLPLDKLIPILATVADALDYAHQQGVVHRDIKPANIMITKGATVKVMDFGIAKMASSSKTQTNIVLGTPTYMSPEQIAGKKVDGRSDIFSLGVVLYEMLSGRPPFTADNLSALLFAIAHNPHPSIKVIRPDIPPALQHVLNQALEKDPAMRFRRAAEFAQELRACLQGQTV; encoded by the coding sequence ATGACACACGCATCTGGCTGGCTCATTCAGTTCGCGATCGTCTCATTCGTGGCCCTGTTTGCAGGGCCACTCCTGAGCAAGCTGCCGTTTGCCGAACACTTTCCGCTGACCCTCCTCGGATTGACGGGTCCGCAAACGATTCGTCTCATCGCTGAGGGCACCGGCCTCCTCACACTCTGGCTCCTGGCCTTTCATGCCTTCCGCCACATGCCGGACAACGGGCGAGGATTCACCTTTGTCAGTCGCATCGTCCTTCCTCTGACCACGATCGTGGTCCTCATTGTCGGGGACAAGACCATGCAAGTGGTCGGACAATCGCTGATTGAAGACTTCGGCATCCAGCGATACAGCCTCGGCTATGCCGCCACTCTGGTCGTTGCCGGACTCTGGCTGACTGTGGCGTGGCTACTCAACATCGACGCCCTCCATCACTACTTCACCGCCCCTGCGCCGACACGCAGTCAGAAGAAGACGCCTCAGACCGTCGACGAGAGTCATGACGTGCAGGAACGCTCCGGTCCTTCCGAAACGTCTGACTCAGCGTCCGCAGATTCGCCCAACAATGGATCTCCCCCCGCCACGCTTGGACGGTACAAGGTCCTGAAGGAACTCGGACGCGGAGCCATGGGGGTCGTGTATTTGGGCAAAGATCCCACGATTCAACGATTCGTGGCCATCAAGACCATGCGGTTGGACGAGATCGACGATGCGGAAAAGCTCCAGGAAGTGAAGACCCGGTTTTTCCGTGAAGCGGAATCGACCGGCCGGCTCACACATCCCAATATCGTCACGATTTACGATGCGGGGGAAGAACAGGAGCTCGGCTACATCGCTATGGAGGTCTTGGAGGGCACGACGCTCAAGCACTGGTCGCGCAAACCCAACCTGCTGCCCCTCGACAAACTGATTCCGATCCTTGCCACCGTGGCCGACGCCCTGGACTATGCCCACCAGCAAGGCGTCGTACACCGCGACATCAAGCCGGCCAATATCATGATCACCAAAGGCGCGACGGTGAAAGTCATGGATTTTGGCATTGCGAAAATGGCATCGTCGTCGAAGACGCAAACCAACATTGTGCTCGGCACTCCTACCTACATGTCGCCGGAACAGATTGCCGGGAAAAAGGTCGACGGGCGATCCGACATCTTCTCGCTGGGAGTCGTCCTCTATGAAATGCTGAGCGGCCGCCCCCCATTCACTGCGGATAACTTATCCGCCTTGCTCTTTGCGATTGCCCATAATCCCCACCCTTCTATCAAGGTCATCCGTCCGGACATTCCTCCGGCTCTCCAACACGTGCTCAACCAAGCACTCGAAAAGGATCCGGCTATGCGATTCCGACGGGCGGCCGAGTTTGCCCAGGAACTGCGCGCCTGCCTGCAAGGCCAGACCGTTTAA
- a CDS encoding secondary thiamine-phosphate synthase enzyme YjbQ: MKSYREELWFETKTRRAYLNITPQVEAVLNASGVKEGLVLVNAMHITASVYINDDEPGLLRDYDDVLERLAPHDAVYRHNETGEDNGDAHVKRQLMGREVVVAVTDGRLDFGPWEQIFYGEFDGRRRKRVLVKVIGE, encoded by the coding sequence ATGAAGTCGTATCGAGAGGAACTCTGGTTCGAGACCAAGACGCGCCGCGCCTATCTCAATATCACGCCTCAGGTCGAAGCCGTTCTCAACGCGAGCGGAGTGAAGGAAGGGCTGGTGCTGGTCAATGCGATGCACATCACCGCCAGCGTCTATATTAACGACGACGAACCGGGACTGCTCCGAGACTACGACGACGTGCTCGAACGACTTGCGCCGCACGACGCGGTGTACCGGCATAACGAGACCGGCGAAGACAACGGCGATGCCCATGTGAAGCGCCAGCTAATGGGGCGTGAAGTCGTGGTGGCGGTGACGGATGGGCGGCTTGATTTCGGCCCCTGGGAACAGATCTTCTACGGTGAATTTGACGGGCGGCGAAGAAAGCGTGTGCTGGTGAAAGTGATTGGTGAATGA
- a CDS encoding Stp1/IreP family PP2C-type Ser/Thr phosphatase, giving the protein MPLAVTHSALSDIGRRRSHNEDRYCTDTTLGLFIVCDGMGGSKAGEIASGLAVETIHRHINEASQNPAFPLIGQSDPTMSLSGNRLLSAIRDANRVIHREGRRNPDWAGMGTTVVAVLLADQLMSFAHVGDSRLYLVRAHAIQPLTADHSWVAEQVRSGLMTEAEAERSPQRNIVTRAVGVAPDVDITIGEAELQVGDRLLLCSDGLTKYVGTTRLLNVLTQTDDLNDAARQLVALANDAGGDDNTTVITVAVHEAMEQPMWNRLRQRLAM; this is encoded by the coding sequence ATGCCGCTGGCCGTCACCCATAGCGCCCTCTCCGATATCGGTCGCAGACGATCGCATAATGAAGATCGTTACTGCACCGACACCACCTTAGGGCTCTTCATCGTCTGCGACGGCATGGGCGGCAGCAAGGCCGGCGAGATTGCCAGCGGCCTCGCGGTCGAAACTATCCATCGCCATATCAATGAAGCATCACAGAACCCTGCGTTCCCGTTGATCGGCCAATCCGACCCCACCATGTCACTCTCAGGGAATCGCCTCCTCAGCGCGATTCGCGATGCCAATCGCGTCATTCATCGTGAGGGGCGCAGAAATCCGGACTGGGCCGGAATGGGAACGACCGTCGTCGCGGTGCTGCTTGCAGACCAGCTGATGTCGTTCGCCCATGTCGGTGACAGTCGCCTCTATCTGGTCCGCGCCCACGCCATCCAACCCCTGACCGCCGATCACTCATGGGTGGCCGAACAGGTGCGCTCCGGCCTGATGACTGAAGCCGAAGCCGAGCGATCGCCACAGCGCAACATCGTCACCCGCGCCGTGGGAGTGGCACCGGATGTCGACATTACCATCGGCGAGGCGGAGCTGCAGGTAGGTGACCGTCTCTTGCTCTGTTCGGATGGGCTGACAAAATACGTCGGGACAACGAGGCTCCTCAATGTCCTCACGCAAACCGATGACCTGAACGACGCAGCCCGGCAACTGGTCGCCCTCGCCAATGATGCCGGCGGAGACGATAATACGACGGTCATCACTGTGGCCGTCCATGAGGCCATGGAGCAGCCGATGTGGAATCGGCTCCGTCAACGACTGGCCATGTAG
- a CDS encoding cysteine rich repeat-containing protein, whose protein sequence is MPKPSSSSRLTAILVTIVGLGLVWGLVWANMPTKDQLHASGVSSRLMKATPPTPALDLSIPGVPAPDAPGSRRVVVNGAEIPQPEQGLGGAAVALDPRARQIAEMKCEAELQQACPDSLQGEDRRRCMEQRTKQLPSPCQSMIRQQLVRWKERSGHAVACADDVKRFCREVPSGEGQMLQCLQDHAQDVSDGCYATLPKGALTLRN, encoded by the coding sequence ATGCCGAAGCCATCATCATCAAGCCGTCTGACGGCCATCCTTGTGACCATTGTCGGGTTGGGATTGGTATGGGGACTGGTCTGGGCGAATATGCCCACCAAAGATCAGCTCCATGCATCCGGCGTTTCGTCTCGATTGATGAAAGCCACTCCTCCGACGCCCGCGCTGGACCTGAGCATTCCAGGGGTGCCGGCGCCGGATGCACCGGGCTCGCGTCGAGTCGTCGTCAACGGGGCGGAGATACCTCAACCCGAGCAGGGCCTGGGGGGGGCAGCCGTTGCATTAGATCCCCGCGCAAGGCAAATCGCGGAGATGAAATGTGAGGCCGAACTGCAGCAGGCCTGTCCCGATAGCCTGCAAGGCGAGGATCGCCGACGTTGCATGGAGCAGCGGACCAAGCAGCTTCCGTCCCCGTGTCAGTCGATGATTCGCCAGCAGCTCGTGCGGTGGAAGGAACGGTCCGGCCATGCGGTGGCCTGTGCGGATGATGTCAAACGCTTCTGTCGCGAGGTGCCGTCAGGAGAGGGGCAGATGTTGCAGTGCTTGCAGGATCACGCTCAGGACGTGTCGGACGGATGTTACGCAACGTTACCTAAAGGCGCACTCACCCTCAGGAACTAG
- a CDS encoding PHP domain-containing protein — translation MSRIDLHLHTTHSDGSQSPAEVVRLAHEAGVSALAITDHDITTGLPEAMAAGQALGIEIIPGIEISSRHGASELHVLGYFLRWQDAQLNERLLTLRESRHRRNPKIIELLQATGIDITYDEVRAVAGSDSVGRPHIARVLMDKKVVTTAKEAFDRFLAEGKAAYVPRDLPAPADAIRWIKDAGGLAVLAHPTWVKTTEGTLTDLARQLKEQGLDGVEVHYSTHTPRQTRTYLSLAKQLGLLVTGGSDFHGMTKPDIEVGTGKGSLHVPDHLLPKLKDAVAQL, via the coding sequence ATGAGCCGCATCGATCTCCATCTACACACCACCCATTCAGACGGCAGCCAGTCCCCAGCTGAAGTCGTCCGGCTTGCCCATGAGGCAGGCGTCTCCGCCCTGGCCATTACCGACCACGACATCACCACCGGCCTTCCTGAGGCCATGGCGGCAGGACAGGCACTCGGCATTGAGATCATCCCCGGAATTGAAATCAGCTCGCGCCACGGTGCATCGGAACTGCATGTGCTGGGCTATTTCCTCAGATGGCAAGATGCCCAACTCAACGAGCGCCTGCTGACCCTTCGAGAGAGCCGTCACCGCCGCAATCCCAAGATCATCGAACTGCTGCAAGCCACGGGGATCGATATCACCTACGATGAAGTACGGGCCGTCGCCGGGAGTGATTCGGTGGGCCGGCCGCATATCGCCCGCGTCCTCATGGACAAGAAGGTCGTAACGACCGCCAAAGAAGCGTTTGACCGGTTCCTGGCTGAAGGTAAGGCCGCCTATGTGCCGCGCGATCTCCCCGCCCCTGCCGATGCGATCCGCTGGATCAAGGATGCAGGCGGGCTGGCGGTTCTTGCGCACCCCACCTGGGTCAAGACGACCGAAGGGACGCTGACCGACTTAGCCCGTCAGCTGAAAGAGCAGGGGCTGGACGGAGTCGAAGTCCACTACAGCACTCACACCCCTCGACAGACCCGCACGTATTTGAGTCTCGCCAAACAACTGGGCTTGTTGGTCACGGGCGGCAGCGACTTTCACGGGATGACCAAACCCGATATCGAGGTCGGAACCGGGAAGGGCTCGCTGCATGTTCCGGATCATCTGCTCCCGAAACTCAAGGACGCCGTCGCGCAGCTCTAA
- the folB gene encoding dihydroneopterin aldolase, which translates to MSAHIIIERLEFRGRCGVTAEERAKPQPLAVDVELDAPLDPAGHSDHLADTIDYAKIAQRLVEIGTMQEACLLETMAERFLAMLFADFPIKRANLWLRKLHAPISQVTRSVGIRIERTRLAQQLSCIEPKPAPFLVEQLPRLPKGKALDVAAGGGRHSLFLAAQGYHVEAIDRDEATLTQLAASAAVKALPPIKTRTIDLEQPAPFDPGFGHETHDVIIVFFYLHRSLFPFLIDALKPGGMLVYETFTIDNYTHHKHPRRWEFCLSHNELLRMTSTLQILHYDEGPHDGVEGPRSTYTAQLVAQKPLRSAHAT; encoded by the coding sequence ATGTCAGCACACATCATCATTGAACGATTGGAATTCCGTGGCCGCTGCGGCGTTACCGCGGAAGAACGGGCGAAACCTCAGCCGCTGGCGGTGGATGTGGAATTGGATGCGCCCCTCGATCCGGCCGGCCACTCGGACCATCTCGCGGACACCATCGACTATGCGAAGATTGCGCAACGCCTCGTCGAGATCGGCACGATGCAGGAGGCCTGCTTACTGGAAACCATGGCGGAGCGATTCCTCGCCATGCTGTTTGCAGACTTTCCCATTAAACGGGCAAATCTCTGGCTTCGTAAACTCCATGCGCCTATCAGCCAGGTGACCCGCTCCGTCGGCATCAGGATCGAACGAACCAGGCTCGCGCAACAACTCAGCTGCATTGAACCGAAGCCGGCCCCGTTTCTGGTCGAACAGCTGCCCCGCCTCCCTAAAGGCAAGGCTCTGGATGTTGCAGCAGGCGGAGGCCGACACTCCCTATTCCTCGCCGCACAGGGTTATCACGTCGAAGCGATCGACCGCGACGAAGCCACCCTTACCCAGCTTGCTGCATCCGCTGCGGTAAAAGCACTCCCCCCGATCAAGACCAGGACGATCGACTTGGAGCAACCGGCGCCATTCGACCCTGGATTCGGCCATGAGACGCATGATGTGATCATCGTCTTTTTCTATCTGCATCGATCGCTCTTTCCGTTTCTCATCGATGCGCTCAAACCCGGCGGCATGTTGGTCTATGAGACCTTTACGATCGATAACTATACACATCACAAACATCCGCGCCGGTGGGAGTTCTGCCTGTCCCACAATGAACTGTTGCGCATGACGTCGACGCTTCAGATTCTGCACTACGATGAAGGGCCGCACGACGGTGTCGAAGGCCCTCGCTCGACCTATACCGCTCAGCTGGTGGCCCAGAAGCCGCTGCGATCGGCTCACGCGACATGA